From Equus asinus isolate D_3611 breed Donkey chromosome 14, EquAss-T2T_v2, whole genome shotgun sequence, one genomic window encodes:
- the ZNF48 gene encoding zinc finger protein 48 has protein sequence MERAVEPWDPDLHGPEEREQLRGARTGLGSENVEISQPDEFQHTPQEDDLGFKEEEDLAPGHEVGNASLKPEGIQTWDDLWVQREGPGKPQARGRGPRLLGEPRWGQASDRAAVCGECGKSFRQMSDLVKHQRTHTGEKPYKCGVCGKGFGDSSARIKHQRTHSGEKPYRARPPAQGPPKIPRSRIPGGERPTICGECGKSFRQSSDLVKHQRTHTGEKPYKCGICGKGFGDSSARIKHQRTHRGEQPPRPVMPRRQPSRAAMAAPQGPKAQDKPYICIDCGKRFVLSCSLLSHQRSHLGPKPFGCDVCGKEFARGSDLVKHLRVHTGEKPYLCPECGKGFADSSARVKHLRTHSGERPHACPECDRTFSLSSTLLRHRLTHMEPQDFSFPGYPLAPLIPSPPPSSSPPPPPLGTSPPLTPRSPSHSGDGPFGLPGLEPEPGGPQAGEPPPPLEGDKPHKCPECGKGFRRSSDLVKHHRVHTGEKPYLCPECGKGFADSSARVKHLRTHRGARARPPPPSTLLRPHNPPGPAPTAPRPRVQAQPSGPSQLHVCGFCGKEFPRSSDLVKHRRTHTGEKPYKCAECGKGFGDSSARIKHQRGHLVLRPFGTGDGRARPLKGEPPTELE, from the exons ATGGAGCGCGCAGTGGAGCCCTGGGACCCGGATCTTCATGGCCCGGAGGAGAGGGAGCAGCTGAGAGGCGCCCGCACAG gtctAGGGAGTGAGAATGTGGAGATTTCTCAGCCAGATGAGTTTCAACATACCCCACAGGAGGATGACTTGGGGttcaaggaagaggaagattTGGCCCCAGGTCATGAAGTAGGAAATGCCTCTCTCAAACCCGAAGGCATCCAGACTTGGGATGACTTGTGGGTGCAAAGAGAGGGGCCAGGAAAACCTCAGGCTCGGGGCAGAGGTCCCCGGCTCCTGGGAGAACCACGCTGGGGCCAGGCTAGTGATCGGGCTGCTGTGTGTGGCGAGTGTGGTAAGAGCTTTCGGCAGATGTCGGATCTGGTGAAACACCAGCGGACCcacacaggggagaaaccctACAAGTGCGGGGTCTGCGGCAAGGGCTTTGGGGATAGCTCTGCCCGTATCAAACACCAGCGAACTCATAGTGGTGAAAAGCCCTACAGAGCCCGACCACCAGCCCAGGGCCCCCCAAAGATTCCTCGATCCAGGATCCCTGGTGGTGAGCGCCCCACTATCTGCGGTGAATGTGGCAAGAGCTTCCGGCAGAGTTCTGATCTCGTGAAACACCAGCGGACACACACCGGCGAGAAGCCCTACAAGTGTGGCATCTGTGGCAAGGGCTTTGGTGACAGTTCTGCCCGCATAAAGCACCAGCGGACACACCGGGGGGAACAGCCCCCTCGGCCTGTGATGCCCCGACGGCAGCCATCTCGAGCAGCTATGGCAGCTCCACAGGGACCTAAGGCCCAGGACAAGCCATATATCTGCATCGATTGTGGCAAAAGATTTGTGCTCAGCTGCAGCCTTCTGAGCCACCAGCGCAGTCACCTGGGGCCCAAACCTTTTGGCTGCGACGTGTGTGGAAAGGAGTTTGCGCGGGGCTCAGACCTGGTAAAGCACCTCCGGGTGcacacaggagagaagccctaCCTGTGCCCTGAGTGTGGCAAGGGCTTCGCTGACAGCTCTGCCCGGGTCAAGCACCTCCGCACCCATAGTGGCGAGAGGCCTCATGCCTGCCCGGAATGTGACCGCACCTTCAGTCTCAGCTCCACCCTTCTCCGCCATCGCCTCACTCACATGGAGCCCCAGGACTTCAGCTTCCCAGGCTACCCCCTGGCCCCCCTGATCCCCAGCCCACCCCCCAGCTCAAGCCCACCCCCACCGCCTCTTGGCACTAGCCCCCCGCTGACACCTCGAAGCCCTTCACATTCGGGTGATGGGCCTTTTGGCCTGCCTGGTTTGGAGCCAGAGCCCGGTGGCCCACAGGCTGGGGAGCCACCCCCACCACTGGAGGGTGACAAGCCCCACAAGTGCCCTGAGTGTGGCAAGGGCTTCCGCCGAAGCTCAGACCTGGTGAAACACCATCGTGTACACACGGGGGAAAAACCCTACCTCTGCCCTGAGTGTGGCAAGGGTTTTGCTGACAGCTCAGCCCGAGTCAAGCACCTCCGCACCCACCGTGGTGCACGGGCTcggccaccaccaccatccactCTCCTAAGGCCACATAACCCCCCTGGCCCAGCACCCACAGCTCCTCGACCCCGGGTCCAGGCCCAGCCCTCTGGACCCAGCCAGCTCCATGTGTGtggtttctgtgggaaggagTTCCCTAGGAGCTCAGATCTTGTCAAACATAGGCGCACACACACTGGGGAGAAGCCATACAAATGTGCAGAGTGTGGCAAGGGTTTTGGTGACAGTTCTGCCCGTATCAAGCACCAGCGTGGGCACCTGGTCCTGAGGCCCTTTGGGACAGGGGATGGTCGGGCAAGGCCCCTCAAGGGAGAGCCACCAACAGAACTGGAATGA
- the SEPTIN1 gene encoding septin-1 isoform X1, with translation MDKEYVGFAALPNQLHRKSVKKGFDFTLMVAGESGLGKSTLINSLFLTNLYEDRQLPEASARLTQTLTIERRGVEIEEGGIKVKLTLVDTPGFGDSLDCSDCWLPVVHFIEEQFEQYLRDESGLNRKNIQDSRVHCCLYFISPFGRGLRPLDVAFLRAVHQKVNIIPVIGKADALMPNETQALKQKIRDQLKEEEINIYQFPDCDSDEDEDFKRQDAEMKESIPFAVVGSCEVVRAGGIRPVRGRRYSWGTVEVENPHHCDFLNLRRMLVQTHLQDLKEVTHDLLYEGYRARCLQSLARPGARDRASRSKLSRQSATEIPLPMLPLAETEKLIREKDEELRRMQEMLEKMQAQMQQSQAQGEQSDAL, from the exons ATG GACAAGGAATATGTGGGTTTTGCTGCCCTCCCCAACCAGCTGCACCGCAAGTCCGTCAAGAAGGGGTTTGACTTCACACTCATGGTGGCAG GAGAGTCAGGCCTGGGGAAATCCACCCTTATCAACAGCCTATTTCTCACCAACCTCTATGAGGATCGGCAACTGCCAGAGGCCAGTG CTCGCTTGACACAAACGCTGACCATTGAGCGCCGGGGTGTGGAGATCGAGGAGGGGGGCATTAAGGTGAAGCTGACCCTGGTGGACACACCTGGCTTTGGGGACTCATTGGATTGCTCAGACTG CTGGCTGCCTGTGGTGCACTTCATTGAGGAGCAATTTGAGCAGTATCTTAGGGATGAGAGCGGCCTGAACAGGAAGAACATCCAGGATTCCCGTGTCCACTGCTGCCTCTACTTCATCTCACCCTTTGGCCGAGG GCTCCGGCCCCTAGATGTGGCCTTCCTCCGAGCGGTGCACCAGAAGGTCAACATCATCCCAGTCATTGGGAAAGCAGATGCCCTGATGCCTAACGAAACCCAGGCCCTCAAGCAGAAG ATCCGGGACCAGTTGAAGGAGGAGGAGATCAACATCTACCAGTTCCCGGACTGTGACTCTGATGAGGATGAAGACTTCAAGAGGCAGGATGCAGAGATGAAG GAAAGCATCCCTTTTGCAGTCGTCGGTTCATGCGAGGTAGTGAGGGCAGGCGGGATCCGACCGGTGAGGGGACGCCGCTACTCCTGGGGTACCGTGGAGG TGGAGAACCCCCATCACTGCGATTTCCTGAACCTGCGACGGATGCTGGTGCAGACACACCTGCAGGACCTGAAGGAGGTGACGCACGACTTGCTCTACGAGGGCTACCGGGCCCGCTGCCTACAGAGCCTGGCCCGGCCTGGGGCGCGTGATCGAGCCAGCCGTAG TAAGCTTTCCCGGCAGAGCGCCACAGAGATCCCGCTGCCCATGCTGCCTCTGGCCGAGACAGAGAAGTTGATCCGCGAGAAAGACGAAGAG CTGCGCCGCATGCAAGAGATGCTGGAGAAGATGCAGGCCCAGATGCAGCAGAGCCAGGCTCAGGGCGAGCAGTCGGACGCTCTCTGA
- the SEPTIN1 gene encoding septin-1 isoform X2: MVAGESGLGKSTLINSLFLTNLYEDRQLPEASARLTQTLTIERRGVEIEEGGIKVKLTLVDTPGFGDSLDCSDCWLPVVHFIEEQFEQYLRDESGLNRKNIQDSRVHCCLYFISPFGRGLRPLDVAFLRAVHQKVNIIPVIGKADALMPNETQALKQKIRDQLKEEEINIYQFPDCDSDEDEDFKRQDAEMKESIPFAVVGSCEVVRAGGIRPVRGRRYSWGTVEVENPHHCDFLNLRRMLVQTHLQDLKEVTHDLLYEGYRARCLQSLARPGARDRASRSKLSRQSATEIPLPMLPLAETEKLIREKDEELRRMQEMLEKMQAQMQQSQAQGEQSDAL, from the exons ATGGTGGCAG GAGAGTCAGGCCTGGGGAAATCCACCCTTATCAACAGCCTATTTCTCACCAACCTCTATGAGGATCGGCAACTGCCAGAGGCCAGTG CTCGCTTGACACAAACGCTGACCATTGAGCGCCGGGGTGTGGAGATCGAGGAGGGGGGCATTAAGGTGAAGCTGACCCTGGTGGACACACCTGGCTTTGGGGACTCATTGGATTGCTCAGACTG CTGGCTGCCTGTGGTGCACTTCATTGAGGAGCAATTTGAGCAGTATCTTAGGGATGAGAGCGGCCTGAACAGGAAGAACATCCAGGATTCCCGTGTCCACTGCTGCCTCTACTTCATCTCACCCTTTGGCCGAGG GCTCCGGCCCCTAGATGTGGCCTTCCTCCGAGCGGTGCACCAGAAGGTCAACATCATCCCAGTCATTGGGAAAGCAGATGCCCTGATGCCTAACGAAACCCAGGCCCTCAAGCAGAAG ATCCGGGACCAGTTGAAGGAGGAGGAGATCAACATCTACCAGTTCCCGGACTGTGACTCTGATGAGGATGAAGACTTCAAGAGGCAGGATGCAGAGATGAAG GAAAGCATCCCTTTTGCAGTCGTCGGTTCATGCGAGGTAGTGAGGGCAGGCGGGATCCGACCGGTGAGGGGACGCCGCTACTCCTGGGGTACCGTGGAGG TGGAGAACCCCCATCACTGCGATTTCCTGAACCTGCGACGGATGCTGGTGCAGACACACCTGCAGGACCTGAAGGAGGTGACGCACGACTTGCTCTACGAGGGCTACCGGGCCCGCTGCCTACAGAGCCTGGCCCGGCCTGGGGCGCGTGATCGAGCCAGCCGTAG TAAGCTTTCCCGGCAGAGCGCCACAGAGATCCCGCTGCCCATGCTGCCTCTGGCCGAGACAGAGAAGTTGATCCGCGAGAAAGACGAAGAG CTGCGCCGCATGCAAGAGATGCTGGAGAAGATGCAGGCCCAGATGCAGCAGAGCCAGGCTCAGGGCGAGCAGTCGGACGCTCTCTGA
- the MYL11 gene encoding myosin regulatory light chain 11: MAPKKAKRRAAAEGGSSNVFSMFDQTQIQEFKEAFTVIDQNRDGIIDKEDLRDTFAAMGRLNVKNEELDAMMKEASGPINFTVFLTMFGEKLKGADPEDVITGAFKVLDPDGKGTIKKQFLEELLTTQCDRFSQEEIKNMWAAFPPDVGGNVDYKNICYVITHGDAKDQE; encoded by the exons ATG GCACCCAAGAAGGCCAAGAGAAGGGCAGCAGCAGAGGGTGGAAGCTCCAATGTCTTCTCCATGTTTGACCAGACTCAGATCCAGGAGTTCAAGGAG GCCTTCACGGTAATCGACCAAAACCGTGATGGCATTATTGACAAGGAAGACCTGCGGGACACCTTCGCAGCCATGG GGCGCCTCAATGTGAAGAATGAGGAACTAGATGCTATGATGAAGGAAGCCAGCGGTCCCATCAACTTCACCGTCTTTCTGACCATGTTTGGAGAGAAGCTCAAAG GTGCCGACCCTGAGGATGTGATCACTGGAGCCTTCAAGGTCCTGGACCCTGATGGGAAGGGCACCATCAAGAAGCAGTT CCTGGAGGAGCTGCTTACCACACAGTGTGACCGCTTCTCCCAGGAAGAG ATCAAGAACATGTGGGCGGCCTTCCCCCCCGACGTGGGCGGCAACGTGGACTACAAGAACATCTGCTACGTCATCACGCATGGTGACGCCAAGGACCAGGAGTAG
- the TBC1D10B gene encoding TBC1 domain family member 10B, translating to METGPAPLVAPPRRHGAPAAPSPPPRGSRAGPVVVVASGPPVTTATSAPVTLVAPGEAQPAWVPESTQTSDPAPAPAPTVTGSTVVVLTLEASHEAPRAPVSPGPEPLVPAAMAGAERSMALAPEADSPKTREARTSPASGPGTPTGTPTRTLSRTTPGALSAKPPLAPKPGTTVASGMTARVAAVTTGQVTSGHGAAATTSASTEQAPEDPSGPGTGPPGTCEPLVAVVTVTPAQEPAENSQDLGSTSSLGPGISGPRGQAPDTLSYLDSVSLMSGTLESLADDVSSMGSDSEINGLALRKTDKYGFLGGSQYSGSLESSIPVDVARQRELKWLEMFSNWDKWLSRRFQKVKLRCRKGIPSSLRAKAWQYLSNSKELLEQNPGKFEELERAPGDPKWLDVIEKDLHRQFPFHEMFAARGGHGQQDLYRILKAYTIYRPDEGYCQAQAPVAAVLLMHMPAEQAFWCLVQICDKYLPGYYSAGLEAIQLDGEIFFALLRRASPLAHRHLRRQRIDPVLYMTEWFMCIFARTLPWASVLRVWDMFFCEGVKIIFRVALVLLRHTLGSVEKLRSCQGMYETMEQLRNLPQQCMQEDFLVHEVTNLPVTEALIERENAAQLKKWRETRGELQYRPSRRLHGSRAIHEERRRQQPPLGPSSSLLSLPGLKSRGSRAAGGAPSPPPPARRASAGPAPGPVVTAEGLHPSLPSPTGNSTPLGPSKETRRQEKERQKQEKEREKERQKQEKEREKQEKERQKQEKERQKQEKERQKQEKKAQGRKLSLRRKADGSPAPQDGGDRSLASEARQDAYF from the exons ATGGAGACGGGCCCGGCGCCCCTGGTGGCCCCGCCGCGCCGTCATGGCGCCCCCGCGGCCCCCTCGCCTCCGCCTCGCGGCTCCCGGGCTGGGCCCGTCGTGGTGGTGGCTTCGGGGCCGCCAGTGACCACGGCCACTTCGGCCCCGGTCACCCTCGTGGCCCCCGGGGAGGCGCAGCCCGCCTGGGTACCGGAATCGACCCAGACCTCGGAcccggccccagcccctgccccgaCGGTTACAGGCAGCACGGTGGTGGTGCTGACTCTGGAGGCCTCACACGAAGCCCCGAGGGCGCCGGTCTCCCCCGGCCCGGAGCCCCTCGTGCCCGCGGCAATGGCAGGAGCCGAGAGGTCGATGGCTCTGGCCCCAGAGGCAGACTCTCCGAAGACGAGGGAGGCTAGAACCTCACCCGCCTCTGGACCAGGTACCCCCACCGGGACTCCCACCAGGACCCTTTCCAGAACGACTCCTGGGGCCCTCTCCGCCAAACCCCCGCTTGCCCCCAAGCCGGGAACCACAGTGGCCTCAGGAATGACTGCACGTGTTGCAGCAGTGACAACAGGACAGGTGACAAGTGGACATGGAGCTGCAGCAACCACATCAGCATCAACAGAACAGGCTCCAGAGGACCCCTCGGGGCCTGGTACAGGCCCTCCAGGGACATGTGAGCCTCTGGTGGCGGTCGTGACGGTGACCCCCGCCCAGGAGCCTGCTGAAAACTCTCAGGACTTAGGCTCCACGTCCAGCCTAGGACCGGGCATCTCTGGGCCTCGAGGGCAGGCCCCGGACACTCTGAGCTACTTGGACTCCGTGAGCCTCATGTCTGGGACCTTGGAGTCCTTGGCGGATGATGTGAGCTCCATGGGCTCAGACTCGGAGATAAATGGGCTGGCCCTGCGCAAGACTGACAAGTATGGCTTCCTTGGGGGCAGCCAGTATTCAGGCAGCCT AGAGAGCTCCATTCCTGTGGATGTGGCTCGGCAGCGGGAGCTCAAGTGGCTGGAGATGTTCAGTAACTGGGATAAGTGGCTGTCACGGCGTTTCCAGAAG GTGAAGCTGCGCTGCCGGAAGGGgatcccctcctccctcagagccAAGGCCTGGCAGTACCTGTCCAATAGCAAGGAACTTCTGGAGCAAAACCCGGGCAAGTTTGAG GAGCTGGAACGGGCTCCGGGGGACCCCAAGTGGCTGGATGTGATTGAGAAGGACCTGCACCGCCAGTTCCCTTTCCATGAGATGTTTGCTGCTCGAGGAGGGCATGG GCAACAGGACCTGTATCGAATCCTGAAGGCCTACACTATCTACCGGCCTGACGAGGGCTACTGCCAGGCCCAGGCCCCAGTGGCTGCAGTGCTGCTCATGCACATGCCTGCTGAG CAAGCCTTTTGGTGCCTGGTGCAAATCTGCGACAAGTACCTCCCCGGTTACTACAGTGCAGGGCTG GAGGCCATTCAGCTGGATGGAGAGATCTTTTTTGCACTGTTGCGCCGGGCCTCCCCACTAGCACATCGGCACCTGCGGCGGCAACGCATTGACCCCGTGCTCTACATGACAGAATGGTTCATGTGCATCTTTGCCCGCACCCTGCCCTGGGCTTCAGTGCTGCGTGTCTGGGATATGTTCTTCTGTGAAG GCGTCAAGATCATCTTCCGGGTGGCCCTGGTGCTGCTGCGGCACACGCTGGGCTCAGTGGAGAAGCTGCGCTCCTGCCAAGGCATGTATGAAACCATGGAGCAGCTGCGCAACCTGCCCCAACAGTGCATGCAGGAGGACTTCCTGGTGCATGAG GTGACCAACCTCCCAGTGACAGAAGCACTGATTGAGCGAGAGAATGCAGCCCAGCTCAAGAAGTGGCGGGAGACCCGAGGGGAGCTGCAATATCGACCCTCACGGCGACTACATGGCTCCCGGGCCATCCATGAGGAGCGCCGGAGGCAGCAGCCACCCCTtggcccctcctccagcctccttaGCCTCCCTGGTCTCAAGAGCCGTGGCTCCCGGGCAGCTGGAggggccccctccccacctcctcctgcccgcAGGGCCAGTGctgggcctgccccagggcctgtgGTCACTGCTGAGGGACTGCATCCATCCCTTCCTTCGCCTACTGGCAATAGCACCCCACTGGGTCCCAGCAAGGAGACTCGGAGGCAGGAGAAGGAGCggcagaaacaggaaaaggaacGTGAGAAGGAGCGGCAGAAACAGGAGAAAGAGCgggagaaacaggagaaggaacGGCAGAAGCAGGAGAAGGAGCGGCAGAAGCAAGAGAAGGAGCGacagaagcaagagaagaaggcCCAAGGCAGGAAGCTTTCGCTGCGTCGAAAGGCAGATGGGTCCCCCGCCCCCCAGGATGGTGGGGACAGGTCCTTGGCATCTGAGGCCCGGCAGGATGCTTACTTCTGA
- the CD2BP2 gene encoding CD2 antigen cytoplasmic tail-binding protein 2, with protein sequence MPKRKVTFQGVGDEDDEDEIGVPKKKLVDPVAGAGGPGSRFKGKHSLDSDEEEDEEEGSSKYDILASEDVEGQEAATLSSEGGVRITPFNLQEEMEEGHFDADGNYFLNRDAQIRDSWLDNIDWVKIRERPPDQHPLSDSEEEDSLGQTPMSAQALLEGLLELLLPRETVAGALRRLGARGGSKGGSKGPGRPSSPQRLDRLSGLADQMVARGNLGVYQETRERLAMRLKALGCWTQGAPDPTPPPSLDMFAEEVAEEELETPTTAQRGEAESPGDGLVDVMWEYKWENTGDAELYGPFTSTQMQTWVNEGYFPDGVYCRKLDPPGGQFYNSKRIDFDLYT encoded by the exons ATGCCAAAGAGGAAAGTGACCTTCCAAGGCGTGGGAGATGAGGATGATGAGGATGAAATCGGTGTCCCTAAGAAGAAG CTGGTGGACCctgtggctggggcagggggtcCTGGGAGCCGCTTCAAAGGCAAACACTCTTTGGACAGcgatgaggaggaggatgaggaggaaggtTCCAGCAAATATGACATCCTGGCCTCAGAGGATGTGGAAG GTCAGGAAGCAGCCACACTCTCCAGTGAGGGAGGTGTGCGGATCACACCCTTCAACCTGCaggaagagatggaggaaggCCACTTTGATGCTGATGGCAACTACTTCCTGAACCGGGATGCTCAGATCCGAGATAGCTGGCTGGACAACATTGACTGG GTGAAGATCAGGGAGCGGCCACCTGATCAGCACCCACTGTCAGACTCAGAGGAAGAGGACAGCCTGGGCCAGACACCAATGAGTGCCCAAGCTCTCCTGGAGGGCCTTTTGGAGCTGCTGTTGCCAAGGGAGACGGTGGCTGGGGCACTGAGGCGTCTAGGGGCCCGAGGAGGAAGCAAAGGGGGCAGCAAAGGGCCTGGGCGGCCCAGTTCCCCCCAGCGCCTGGACCGGCTGTCTGGGTTGGCTGACCAGATGGTGGCCCGGGGCAACCTTGGTGTATATCAGGAGACAAGGGAACGATTGGCCATGCGGCTGAAGGCATTGGGGTGCTGGACCCAGGGAGCCCCtgaccccacacccccaccctctCTTGACATGTTTGCTGAGGAAGTGGCAGAGGAAGAGCTGGAGACCCCAACCACTGCCCAGAGAGGAG AAGCAGAGTCGCCTGGAGATGGTCTGGTGGATGTGATGTGGGAGTATAAGTGGGAGAACACAGGGGATGCTGAGCTGTACGGGCCGTTCACCAGCACCCAGATGCAG ACCTGGGTGAATGAAGGCTACTTCCCGGATGGTGTTTATTGCCGGAAGCTGGACCCGCCCGGTGGACAGTTCTACAACTCCAAACGTATTGACTTTGATCTCTACACCTGA